One genomic window of Arachis stenosperma cultivar V10309 chromosome 10, arast.V10309.gnm1.PFL2, whole genome shotgun sequence includes the following:
- the LOC130957414 gene encoding uncharacterized protein LOC130957414 gives MDPNQLNSFFNYLQNFSQIPNTQQSQTSNSQVPNQNFILPNTFQNPNPQNLSNFNFQTPYNNQFPIFQPQNQNSQTPHLPFSSIFNPSIGNVTPTSLPFSTQFSASRHNSSGVGGSSNPSSQTPIQSSPNSQYSDFANPHGLDAIDLNDDIEDRRQDSIQHWHWKEDEMLISAWLNVSTDSVVGTDQKGKHFGVEFIATV, from the coding sequence ATGGATCCAAACCAACTCAACTCTTTCTTCAATTACTTACAAAACTTTTCTCAAATTCCAAATACCCAACAATCTCAAACCTCAAACTCTCAAGTTCCAAATCAAAACTTCATACTACCAAATACATTTCAAAATCCAAATCCACAAAATCTctctaatttcaattttcaaactccttataataatcaatttccTATATTCCAAccacaaaatcaaaattcacaaaCACCCCATTTACCATTTTCATCCATATTTAACCCTTCTATCGGAAATGTTACTCCAACTTCCTTGCCATTTTCAACTCAATTTAGTGCATCAAGACATAACTCATCTGGTGTTGGTGGCTCTTCTAACCCATCCTCTCAGACTCCTATACAATCTAGTCCAAATTCGCAATATTCAGATTTTGCCAACCCTCATGGATTAGATGCTATCGACCTCAATGATGATATTGAAGATCGGAGGCAAGATAGTATTCAACACTGGCATTGGAAAGAGGATGAGATGTTGATCAGTGCATGGTTAAATGTTTCAACTGACTCTGTAGTTGGTACCGATCAAAAGGGGAAACATTTTGGAGTCGAATTCATAGCTACTGTGTAG
- the LOC130957413 gene encoding glutathione S-transferase T2-like, which translates to MTRGVVACKKRWYKINKVVAQFAGCYDQASRNIRSGSNADDIKELAYKLYSTNYGQKFTFERHWNMLRLEQKWRSQLPTQSGGSKRTKVSATGAYSSSSNPETPLADEPGVDSPVRSQGSKKSKRRGKGKAQMSEDFSERKSSVVKKLSLMEDIKNVREKELMEREKEREEEKEHRAKMMAIKEKEIQIQAAMKEQELQTQRYIKEMEIKAKEREMDMQILNADTSTMSEKRRALHEIACEKIMAKWFT; encoded by the coding sequence ATGACAAGGGGGGTAGTTGCATGTAAGAAACGATGGTATAAGATCAACAAGGTTGTTGCACAATTTGCTGGTTGCTACGATCAAGCTAGTCGAAACATAAGGAGTGGTTCGAACGCTGATGATATAAAGGAGTTGGCTTATAAACTTTATTCCACAAATTATGGTCAAAAGTTCACTTTTGAGAGGCATTGGAACATGCTTCGATTGGAGCAAAAATGGAGAAGCCAACTACCTACACAGAGTGGCGGCTCAAAGAGAACCAAGGTTAGTGCAACTGGAGCATACTCATCCTCATCAAACCCAGAAACACCGTTGGCTGACGAACCCGGTGTGGACTCTCCCGTTCGCTCACAAGGATCAAAGAAGAGCAAGCGAAGAGGTAAGGGAAAAGCACAGATGTCTGAAGATTTTAGCGAAAGAAAATCATCGGTTGTCAAAAAATtatctctcatggaagatatTAAGAATGTTAGAGAAAAGGAACTAATggaaagggaaaaagaaagagaagaggaaaaggaacaTAGAGCAAAGATGATGGCAATCAAAGAGAAGGAGATACAAATTCAAGCGgcaatgaaagaacaagaattaCAAACTCAGAGGTATATTAAAGAAATGGAGataaaagcaaaagaaagggaAATGGATATGCAAATACTTAATGCTGACACGTCTACAATGAGTGAGAAACGACGAGCTCTTCATGAGATTGCATGTGAGAAAATAATGGCCAAGTGGTTTACTTAA